Proteins encoded within one genomic window of Mauremys mutica isolate MM-2020 ecotype Southern chromosome 11, ASM2049712v1, whole genome shotgun sequence:
- the SLTM gene encoding SAFB-like transcription modulator — translation MAAAAAVSSPAAAPSAGPAQMESKKITDLRVIDLKSELKRRNLDITGVKTVLISRLKQAIEEEGGDPDNIEITVSADTPIKKPTKGKGKKQETDELSGDASVEDDSFVKESELEVQDASDQDGNDELKDFEEAGENEDENLHSKELLPSEKKYSDSKQGETTEDAEKDFESQENDLQDTEDDTFPTVHNGEEEENEKDKAGSGDGTQEVSKPLPSEESLAEADHSAHEEMEANASMKEAEDDNISVTIQAEDAITLDFDGDDLLETGKNVKITDSEASKPKDGQDTIAQSLEKESKDYEMTENHKDGKKEDCVKGDPVKKEAREGSKKAESGDKEKDTLKKGPSSTGASGQAKSSAKESKESKTTSKDDKGSASSVSGSSGSSTRNLWVSGLSSNTKAADLKNLFGKYGKVLSAKVVTNARSPGAKCYGIVTMSSSTEVARCIAHLHRTELHGQQISVEKVKGDPSKKELKKEIDEKSGSGRNMGDKKTASIDKTSKTQSAKKEEKKSDKSEKKESKEAKKTEGKDEKNDNGSSGPNQESTKKTEEKKRISGKSPGQMVVLDQTKGDQGHTRTVRRGRFDKPLVLRNKERFIQDKMKFREYRGRKDILPFEKMKEQRMREHMVRLERIRRAVELRRRRELAERERRERERIRIIREREERERLQRERERLEIERQKLERERMERERLERERIRIEQERRKEAERIAREREELRRQQQQLRYEQEKRNSLKRPRDVDHRRDDPYWNENKKMSLDTDARFSHGSDYSRQQNRFNDFDHRERGRYPEGSSVPSSSFERRERFVNQSEGKKTRPTARREEPGFERYPKNFSESRRNEPPQPRNELRDTDRREVRGDRDERRTVIIHDRPEISHGRHPRETGSNPPRQTNWKNEGGISTDKRDARGERPERSGREVSGHVRSAAPGSRSSTSGYGSREGERGVMGERGSGGQHYNEDRHVVERHSRETGPRKEWHGPSSQGSGYHDARRMGDGRGGGGMMSPHTSNSSPINRVVQITGSSMQRGSGSGFKPFKSGPPRRF, via the exons ATGGCCGCCGCTGCCGCCGTCTCCTCTCCCGCCGCAGCCCCGTCCGCAGGGCCAGCCCAGATGGAGAGCAAGAAGATCACCGACCTGCGGGTCATCGATCTCAAGTCGGAGCTGAAGCGGCGCAACCTGGACATCACCGGGGTGAAGACCGTGCTCATCTCCCGGCTCAAGCAG GCTATAGAAGAAGAAGGAGGAGATCCAGATAATATTGAAATAACTGTTTCAGCTGATACACCTATCAAGAAGCCAACAAAAGGCAAAG GTAAAAAACAGGAAACTGATGAACTAAGTGGTGATGCTTCAGTGGAAGATGATTCCTTTGTCAAG GAAAGTGAGTTGGAGGTTCAAGATGCAAGCGATCAAGATGGAAATGATGAACTGAAGGACTTTGAAGAAGCTGGTGAAAATGAAGACGAGAACTTGCATTCTAAAGAACTGCTTCCTTCAGAAAAGAAATATTCTGATTCAAAACAGGGAGAGACAACAGAAGATGCAGAGAAGGATTTTGAAAGCCAG GAAAATGATCTTCAGGACACAGAAGATGATACATTTCCAACTGTCCAT AATGGTGaagaggaagaaaatgaaaaag ATAAAGCAGGTTCTGGTGATGGTACACAAGAAGTATCTAAACCTCTGCCTTCAGAAGAAAGCCTAGCTGAGGCTGATCATTCGGCTCATGAAGAGATGGAAGCTAACGCATCTATGAAAGAAGCTGAGGATGATAACATATCGGTTACAATCCAGGCTGAAGATGCCATCACTCTGGATTTTGATGGTGATGACCTCCTAGAAACAGGTAAAAATGTGAAAATTACAGATTCTGAAGCAAGTAAGCCAAAAGATGGGCAGGATACCATTGCACagagcctggagaaggaaagCAAGGATTATGAGATGACTGAGAACCATAAAGATGGTAAGAAGGAAGACTGCGTGAAGGGTGATCCTGTCAAGAAGGAAGCCAGAGAAGGTTCAAAGAAAGCAGAATCTGGAGACAAAGAAAAGGACACTTTGAAGAAAGGTCCCTCGTCTACTGGGGCCTCTGGTCAAGCAAAGAG CTCTGCTAAGGAATCCAAAGAAAGCAAAACAACATCAAAGGATGATAAAG GAAGTGCAAGCAGTGTTAGTGGTAGCAGTGGAAGTTCAACTAGAAACTTATGGGTTAGTGGACTCTCTTCCAACACAAAAGCTGCTGACTTGAAAAATCTCTTTGGCAAATATGGAAAG gtcCTTAGTGCAAAGGTGGTCACAAATGCACGAAGCCCTGGAGCAAAGTGTTACGGCATTGTAACCATGTCTTCCAGTACAGAGGTGGCTAGATGTATTGCACATCTCCATCGCACAGAGCTGCATGGACAACAAATTTCTGTTGAGAAA GTAAAAGGAGATCCTTCCAAGAAAGAGCTGAAGAAAGAAATTGATGAGAAATCTGGTTCTGGTAGAAACATGGGGGATAAGAAGACTGCATCAATCGATAAAACTAGCAA AACTCAGTCAgccaaaaaagaagaaaagaaatctgaCAAATCGGAGAAAAAAGAAAGTAAAGAAGCTAAGAAAACTGAAGGTAAAGATGAGAAGAATGATAATGGATCAAGTGGCCCTAATCAAGAATCCACTAAAAAAACTGAAGAAAAGAAGCGAATAA GTGGAAAAAGTCCAGGTCAGATGGTAGTTCTAGACCAAACGAAAGGAGATCAGGGTCACACTAGGACAGTGAGAAGGGGAAGGTTTGATAAA CCACTGGTGCTAAGGAACAAAGAGCGTTTCATTCAAGATAAAATGAAGTTCAGGGAGTACAGAGGTAGAAAGGATATCTTGCCTTTTGAGAAAATGAAGGAACAAAGAATGCGGGAGCACATGGTTCGATTGGAACGAATACGTCGAGCAGTTGAGCTCCGAAG ACGAAGAGAACTTGCTGAGAGAGAGCGTCGTGAGAGAGAACGCATTCGTATCATACGTGAACGTGAGGAACGTGAGCGCTTGCAGAGGGAAAGAGAACGATTGGAGATTGAACGACAAAAACTGGAGAGGGAAAGAATGGAACGAGAGCGCTTGGAAAGAGAACGGATTCGTATTGAACAG GAGCGTCGCAAAGAAGCGGAGCGTATTGCTCGTGAAAGGGAGGAGCTTCGtcgacagcagcagcagcttcgtTATGAACAGGAGAAAAGGAACTCTTTGAAACGTCCACGTGATGTAGATCACAG GCGAGATGATCCCTActggaatgaaaataaaaagatGTCCTTGGATACAGATGCACGCTTTAGTCATGGTTCTGATTACAGTCGCCAGCAGAATAGGTTTAATGACTTTGACCACAGAGAGAGGGGGCGATACCCAGAGGGTTCATCAGTGCCATCATCCTCTTTTGAAAG GCGAGAACGCTTTGTAAATCAAAGTGAGGGAAAAAAGACGCGCCCGACAGCGCGAAGAGAGGAGCCTGGGTTTGAGAGGTACCCTAAGAATTTCAGTGAGTCCAGAAGAAATGAACCCCCACAACCAAGAAACGAACTTCGAGATACTGACAGACGAGAAGTGCGAGGAGACAGAGATGAGAGAAGAACAGTGATAATTCATGATAGGCCAGAAATATCACATGGTCGTCATCCAAGAGAGACTGGTTCAAATCCACCTAGACAAACTAACTGGAAGAACGAGGGAGGCATAAGCACAGACAAACGGGATGCCAG aggagagagaccagaGAGATCAGGAAGAGAGGTGTCTGGACATGTGAGAAGTGCTGCTCCCGGTAGCCGTAGCAGCACTTCTGGTTATGGAAGCAGGGAGGGAGAACGGGGAGTCATGGGAGAAAGAGGAAGCGGAGGACAA CATTATAATGAAGATAGACATGTTGTTGAACGCCATAGTCGTGAAACTGGACCAAGAAAAGAATGGCATGGACCTAGTTCTCAAGGAAGTGGGTATCATGATGCAAGGAGAATGGGAGATGGCCGTGGAGGAGGTGGCATGATGTCTCCACATACAAG TAACTCTTCACCAATTAATAGAGTTGTACAGATCACAGGCAGTTCCATGCAGAGGGGAAGTGGCTCAGGATTTAAGCCGTTTAAGAGTGGACCTCCACGAAGATTCTAG